Genomic segment of Bacteroidales bacterium:
AGGGCTTCGTACAAATTATTCAAAGCGGCATACGAGTCGTTGGTTAAAGTAGCACTCCCTGTTTCGAAATGAACATTTTTTAATGTGTAAGTTTTTGCCGGCTCAAATTTTATTGCTAAATCGTAAGTATATGCACCGGGCTGATTGGGAATTTCTATCGAAGAATATTCTTGTTGCTCCATAAAATCGCGATATTGAATATCGTAGGTATGCCCTTCGGGTAATAAAATCCTTGCCGTTCCATCTTTGGCTGTTTGTGTTTGATATTGTTTTTTATCTTTCTTACTTATAAAAATAACCATTTCTCCGGCTAATGGCTTTTGACTAAAATTGGTAACTTTTAAATTTAATAAAGCTTTATCTTCGGTTGGACTTAAATTTTGAGGGCGAACATGTATAAATGAAAGTATAAATAATGCAAAAAAAATGGTTTTCATATCATTAAAAAGTTGTTTCTTATACGTATTTTTGTCAAAAAATGTTCCTTTATGAGATGGCTCTTGTTTTTTATCATGATTCTTTTTACTTTATTAATGGTAAAATGTCAACCCAACATTTCTGATATTTTTATCAAAAACATAAAAATTGGTTATAATTTACCGGCTAAAAATAGAGTTTTTACAATAAACACCGAAGACGTAATTACTCAAGGCATAGTATTCCCTTATAATTTAAAAAACAATGAAACTAAAACAATCGAAAACACTATTAAATTTAGTTTCACTGTAAATAATAGAAAAAAATATTATTACAAAATTTATTATCAAAACGAGTCGTATAAATGGGACGAAACACACGAATGGAGTAGCGAAAATTTCTATGGTTCATGGAACGATACTACTATTGGTTTCAAAGAAATAAAAGAGACAACGGTTATTGATTCGTTTAAAATAGTTGGAAATCCTCGTTTTGAAAAGAAATACTTCGGTGCTCCATTCGACGATTTTTTTATTGATGAAAACAAAATTCAATCGGTAATACAAGCCATCCAAAACTCGCCCGATTGGAAAGCCGATGTATTAAAAAAGGCAAAGCAAAATCATTATACATTCGAAGAACAAGCTACCATGGACGCACTTTGGGTTTTAAAAGATAATAGAAACAAAGGAAATGTAAATCACCCATGGAAACGAAACCCACGTATGGGGAAATACAGTGACAGTGCATTAATAGTTGTTTGTACTGAGGAAGCTTTAAAAAACATTCCCGAATATATTCAATTTATTCATAAAAAAAACGAAAAAGGCGAATATGTCAATCCTTATCGCTATTTTTTACACGACAATACAAATAGAAATGATATTTCGGTTTACTTAGATTCTTGCATTTTTAGTCTTTCTGCATGCATTAAACCTGGCAATGGTATATTTGTCGATAAAACCAAACTTCCATACAAAAACTTAAATTTTAAAGACGACACCCTTTGTGGATCATCGATTGAATTTTTTAATAAAGCTTTATTTGAACAGTTTTTTAGCCATGAAAACAAAAATTTTAAAATTAATACCATTCCTGTTTTAGCCGATTGGGAAAAAGATGAATATACTCCCGAAACTTATATCACCAATAAAAACAAATATCTCCACGACACCCTTCATCGCGTGCACTCATGGATTCGAAATGTTGAATGCCCATGCAAAGAAGTATATGACCGTAAAGAATATATCGAAATCTTCAACCCCGAAAACAAAAATCTCGAGAATGCCGCCAAATTAAATGTTGGAGTTATGACTAGGGTTGGTTTTACCTATGGAAAAATTACTGCAAAAGTTAA
This window contains:
- a CDS encoding OmpA family protein, which produces MKTIFFALFILSFIHVRPQNLSPTEDKALLNLKVTNFSQKPLAGEMVIFISKKDKKQYQTQTAKDGTARILLPEGHTYDIQYRDFMEQQEYSSIEIPNQPGAYTYDLAIKFEPAKTYTLKNVHFETGSATLTNDSYAALNNLYEALKAKPNLVIEIAGHTDNIGTFEHNLKLSQERANSVKKYLVSKGISDVRIVAKGYADTQPIASNNTEEGRAKNRRTEVRIIKE